The following coding sequences lie in one Lemur catta isolate mLemCat1 chromosome 11, mLemCat1.pri, whole genome shotgun sequence genomic window:
- the LOC123646921 gene encoding olfactory receptor 6B1, which translates to MEVENQTQVTKFILVGFPGNLSMRAAVFLMFLVAYFLTVAENVIIILLVQQNRPLHKPMYFFLANLSFLETWYISVTVPKLLFSFWSASNSISFTHCMIQLYFFIALMCTECVLLAAMAYDRYVAICRPLHYPTIMSHGLCFRLAMGSWVIGFGISLAKIYFISRLSFCGPNVINHFFCDISPVLNLSCTDMSIAELVDFILALVIFLFPLSITALSYGCILATVLCMPTGKQKAFSTCASHLVVVTIFYSATIFMYARPRAIHAFNTNKIISIFYAIVTPALNPFIYCLRNREVKEALKKLAYCQAIRSD; encoded by the coding sequence ATGGAAGTGGAGAACCAGACACAGGTCACCAAGTTCATTCTGGTGGGATTCCCCGGGAACTTGAGTATGCGTGCAGCTGTGTTCCTGATGTTCCTTGTGGCCTACTTTCTGACAGTGGCTGAAAACGTGATCATCATCCTATTGGTGCAGCAGAATCGGCCACTGCACAagcccatgtacttcttcctggcCAACCTGTCCTTCTTGGAGACCTGGTACATCTCTGTGACTGTGCCCAAGTTGTTGTTTAGTTTCTGGTCTGCGAGCAACAGCATCTCCTTCACTCACTGTATGATACAACTTTACTTCTTCATTGCACTTATGTGCACAGAATGTGTGCTCCTGGCAGCCATGGCCTACGACCGTTATGTGGCCATCTGCCGCCCACTCCACTACCCTACCATTATGAGCCACGGGCTCTGCTTTCGCTTGGCTATGGGTTCCTGGGTCATTGGGTTTGGCATCTCCTTGGCAAAGATCTACTTCATCTCCCGCCTCAGCTTCTGTGGCCCCAATGTCATCAATCACTTCTTCTGTGACATCTCTCCAGTCCTTAACCTCTCCTGCACAGACATGTCCATAGCGGAGTTGGTGGACTTTATCCTGGCCTTGGTCATCTTCCTCTTCCCACTGTCGATCACTGCCCTGTCCTATGGATGCATTCTGGCCACCGTCTTATGCATGCCCACAGGAAAGCAGAAAGCATTCTCCACTTGTGCCTCCCATCTTGTGGTGGTCACCATTTTCTATTCAGCCACTATTTTCATGTATGCccgacctcgagccatccacgcCTTCAACACGAACAAAATCATTTCCATCTTCTATGCCATTGTCACCCCTGCTCTCAACCCTTTCATTTACTGCCTAAGAAACCGAGAGGTCAAAGAAGCTCTGAAGAAACTGGCCTACTGCCAGGCCATCAGATCTGACTAA